GGGGATCAGCGCCACATAGATCACCCCGGATGTGCGCTGGATCCCCTGGAACACCTGCTCCCCGTCACGCAACGCGGGGATGGCTTTGGGCGACACGAACGAGCCGGCTTCGATGCGCGAAAAACCCGCCAGGGACAGCTGGTCGATCAAGGCGATCTTATCGGCCGTCTCGACCCAGGTCGGCTCGATTTGCAGGCCGTCACGTGGGGACACTTCCTGCACGATCAGCGGGTCCGAGTAGTTGGAGATCATTGCACCACTCCCGAGGTTTTCAAGCGTTGGATATCGGCCACCGTCAGGCCCAGGCTGCCCAGGATGTCGTCGGTATGCTGGCCCAGGCTTGGGCCCTGCCAGTTCACGCCACCGGGGGTTTGCGAGAGTTTGGGCACGATGCCCGGCATCTTCACCGACACACCGCCAGGCAACTCGGCATCGAGCAGCATGTCACGCGCCTGGTAGTGCGGGTCGCTGACGATATCGGCCACGGAGTAGATGCGCCCGGCCGGCACTTCAGCGGCTTCGAGCGCGCTGAGCACCTGCTCGATGGGCAGGCTGCTGGTCCAGTGGGTGATCGCGGCGTCCAGCAAACCGCTCTTCGCGGCGCGGCCATCGTTGTGGGCGAATTCGGCGGCGTCGGCCAGGTCGGCGCGGCCGATGGTGATCATCAGGCGCTTGTAGATCGGGTCGCTGTTGCCGGCGATTACCACATAGGCGCCATCAGCAGTCAGGTAGGTGTTGGACGGCGCAATGCCGGGCAACGCGCCGCCACTGCGCTCACGCACATGGCCGAGCATGTCGTATTCCGGCACCAGGCTTTCCATCAGGTTGAACACGCTTTCGGCCAGTGACACATCGACAATCTGCCCATCACCCTGGCCAGTCTTGACCCGCAGCAGCGACATCAGCGCGCCGATCACGCCATGCAACGAGGCAAGCGAATCGCCCAGGCTCACGCCGACCCGCGCCGGGGGCGAGTCCGGGTTGCCGGTGGTGTAGCGAATGCCGCCCATCGCCTCGCCGATCGCGCCGAAACCCGGGCGGTCGCGGTAAGGGCCAGTCTGGCCGTAGCCGGAGATGCGCACCAGGGTCAGCTTGGGGTTGAGGGCATGCAGCACGTCCCAGCCCAGACCGAGTTTTTCCAGGCCGCCGGGGCGCAGGTTTTCGATCAGCACGTCGGCATCGCCGAGCAGTTGCTTGATCAGGCCCAGGCCCTCCGGGGACTTTAGGTCCAGGGCCAGGGACTTCTTGTTGCGCGATTGCAGGTACCACCACAGCGACGTGCCTTCGTGCAGCTTTCGCCATTTGCGAAGCGGATCGCCCTGACCCATGGCCTCGATCTTGATCACCTCGGCGCCAAACTCGCCCATCAGCCGGGCGGCGAACGGCGCGGCAATCAGGGTACCGATCTCGATCACCTTGATACCGCTCAGGGGAGCCGTCATGGGGTGTACCTCTTATTCTTGGAATGTGAGGCCAAGGCTAGAGGACAGCCATAGGAGAAATCCAACCGTCAGTTGGCAAGCAGCGTTCGCCAAACGCGAACAACAAGCGCTGTTGTGGCGAGCGGGCTTGCCCGCGGTGGGCTGCGCAGCAGCCGCAATTAGCTCAACCTGATGGTGTCAGGGTTAACCGAGGTGCCGATTTCGGGGCTGCTTCGCAGCCCAACGCGGGCAAGCCCGCTCGCCACACAAGCCCGCTCGCCACATAAGCAGGCTGGGTGTCAGGCCTCCTGCGTCCTGCTCAGATACTCGAACAGCAAACGGCTCACTGGCGACAACTGTGCCTTATCGCGCACCACCAGGATCAGGCTGCGATCCGACCAGGCGTCGGTCAGTGGCACCGCGTGCAAACCCAGCGCCCGGCCGAACAGTTCGTAGGCTTTCTGCGGCAGGATGCCGATGCCCATATTCGCCTGGACCATCCGGCACATCGCATCAAACCCCGGCACATGAATACGCAGGCGCAGCATCTTGCCGGCCTCGCGTGCGGCGGCGTGGGTGCGCATATTGATCGAGCTGGCCGCGTGCAGGCCGACGTAATCGCTGCCCAGGGTTTCGCTGAAGGCCAGGGTTTGACGCGCCGCCAAGAGGTGATCCGCCGGCATCAGCACCACCAGTTTGTCGTGGCGATACGTCACGCTGGGCAAGCCCTTGGTGTCGGTGTCACTGGAGCAAATCCCCAGGTCGGCCACCCCATCCAGCACGCCTTGCACCACGCCGTTACTGGGGCGTTCTTCCAGATCGGTTTTCACTTCGGGATGCAACTCGGAAAAATCCCGCAAGTCTTCAGGAAGGAACTGAATGATCGCCGAGAGATTGGCCAGCATCCGCACATAACCGCGCACGCCGTGGCTGTGTTCGCCGAGTTCCAGGCCCATTTTCTCGACGTTGAACAGCATCTGCCGGGCATGGTGCAAAAGGGTTTCACCGGCTGCCGTCAGCTCCATGCCCTTGGCCCGCCGCACGAACAGGCTCACGCCCAATACCTGCTCCAGCTCCATCAAGCGCTTGCTGGCCGCCGATACCGCAATGGCTTCGCGGGCAGCGGCGCGGGTCAGGGTACCTTCCTCAAACACCGCAACAAACAGTTGCAGGGTGATCAGGTCCAGGCGGCGCACCAGGCTTTTGTGCAACATCAGGCGCGCTCGGCGGCCAGGCGATTGATCTCGGCCTGCTCCACCACCGGTTGCGGCGCGCCAGAGCGCACGGCCGCCAACATCGCCCGGCCGACGGTTTCGGTACTCACCACCCAGCCCGGTTTCACCCGGCGCACAAACGACAGCAATGGCCCCAGCACGCTATAGAAGGACTGGTACAACGGCGTCTTTGAGCGCACACCGTGCAACGGCTGAATCACCCCGGGCCGAAACAGATACACCGCCTTGAACGGCAAACGCAGCAACGCATTCTCGGTCTTGCCCTTGACCCGCGCCCACATCGACTTGCCCGCCTCGGAGCTGTCGGTGCCGGCGCCGGACACGTAGATAAAGGTCATCTGCGGATTGAGCCGCGCCAGGGTACTGGCGGCGACAAGGGTGAGGTCATACGTGAGATGGGTGTACTTGGTTTCATTCATGCCCGCCGACGATACGCCGAGGCAGAAGAAACACGCGTCGATGCCTTGCAGCAGGTTTTCCAACGGCTGGAAATCCAGCATGTCACTGTGCAGCACCTGGTGCAGCTTGCCGTGTTCCTGGGTCAGTGGCGTGCGGCCGACGGCGATCACTTCCTGCACATCGGCCGCCAGCAGGCACTCACGCAGCACACCTTGGCCGACCATGCCGGTGGCGCCGAATAGTAGAACTCTCATGGGGGGACCTCAGCGGCAAGCCGCAAGCTTCATGCTCAAGTTGAATGCAGTTCGGCTTGTAGCTTAACGCTTGCCGCGTGCGGCTGCCCCTTTTAGAACGCGTTGCGAAAGATCTCCTCAATCTGACGCTGATCCGCCCGCCGTGGGTTGGTCAGCCCGCACGCGTCCTTCAACGCATTGGTGGCCAGCAGCGGAATGTCCTGCAACTTGGCGCCCAACTCGCGCAGGCCCGCGGGGATTTCAACATCGTGGGACAACGCACGAATGGCCGCGATGGCCGCCTGGGCGCCCTCCTCCTCGGTGATGCCCTTGATGTCGGCACCCAACGCGCGGCCCACATCGCTCAAACGTTTGGCGCTGACGCTGGCATTGAAGCTTTGCACATGGGGCAGCAGCACCGCGTTGCACACGCCGTGGGGCAAGTCATACAGGCCGCCCAGTTGGTGGGCCATGGCATGCACGAACCCGAGGGAGGCGTTGTTGAACGCCATGCCGGCGAGGAACTGTGCATACGCCATGTTCTCCCGCGCGGCCTTGTCGCTGCCGTCACGCACGGCCAGGCGCAGGTTGGCACTGATCAGTTCGATGGCCTTGATCGCGCAAGCATCGGTGATCGGCGTGGCGGCGGTAGATACATAGGCTTCGATGGCGTGTGTCAGGGCGTCCATACCGGTGGCGGCGGTCAGGCCCTTGGGCATGCCGACCATCAGGGCCGGGTCGTTGACCGACAGCAGCGGCGTGACGTTGCGGTCGACAATGGCCATTTTCACGTGGCGGGTTTCGTCGGTGATGATGCAGAAGCGGGTCATTTCACTGGCGGTGCCGGCGGTGGTGTTGATGGCCACCAGCGGCAGTTGCGGTTTGCCGGATTGATCGACGCCTTCGTAGTCGCCGATATGCCCGCCGTTGGTGGCACACAGGGCAATGCCCTTGGCACAGTCATGGGGCGAGCCGCCGCCCAGCGACACCACGAAATCGCAGGCGCTCTGTTGCAGCAGCGCCAGGCCTTTCTCGACGTTCTCCACATTGGGGTTGGGTTTGGCGCCGTCGTAGATCACCGAGTCGATGTCCTGCATCGCCAGCTTCTCGGCGATCATGCTGGCCACGCCCGCCTTGGCCAGGCCGGCATCGGTGACAATCAGCGCCTTGCTAAAACCGTAGTTACGGATCGCGACCATGGCTTCGTCGAGGCAGTCGGTGCCCATGATGTTGACGGCGGGAATGAAAAAAGTGCTGCTCATGACGAACCCTCGGATGACGTTTATGCCTACAGCATCGACTTCACCTGCCTACGGCATCTTGACCAGGATCAACGCCAGCTCGTGATAAAGTCACCGTCCAGCCGATTTCGAGTAGACCCGCCGCAATGAAGGATTTCCAGGATATTGACGCCCACCTTGAAGACTGGAACGCGCTGCGCAGCAGCACCGCCTTCAGTGGGATTCTGATCGGCAACGGCGCGAGCCGGGTGATTTGGGAAGACTTTGCCTACGACTCACTGTTCGAAAACGCCCGCACCGTCGAAGAAAAACCCCTGAGCCAATCCGAACTCAGCGTGTTCGACGCCCTGCAAACCCGCAGTTTCGAGCAGGCCCTGGGCGCGCTGAAGACCACCAGCCGGGTCAACAAGGCCCTGGCCGTCAGCTCGGCGGCGCCGCGCAATCGCTACTATGCGATCAAGGAAGCGCTGATCAATACCATCCACGCCGTGCACATTCCGTGGCGCCTGGTGCAGCCGTCGACGCTGGCGACCATCAACCATGAGTTGAAGAATTACTCGACGGTATTCACCACCAATTACGACCTGCTCAACTACTGGGCGATCCTGCACGCCCCGGGCATCGACGATCTGTTTCGCAGCGCCGACGCCAGCTTCGACCTGCGCGACACCCGCACCGACGCCACGCGCATTCTGTACCTGCACGGCGGCCTGCACCTGGTGCGCAACCTCGACGGCACCGCACGCAAATTGCCGACCACCGACAGCACCTTGCTCAGCAGTTTCGCGATCAACAACACGATCAAGACCCTGGACGATGTGCCGCTGTTTGTCAGCGAAGGCAAGGTGGAAGAGAAGCTCAAGACCATCCGCAGCTCGGATTACCTGTCGTTCTGCTATGAACAGTTGCTGAGCCATGAGGGCACGCTGTGCCTCTTCGGCCACGACCTGGGGCCGCAGGATAAACACCTGGTGGATGCACTTCGCCAGGCCCGGATCACCACGCTGGCGATTTCGGTGTCGGGCCGCAGCGACGGGTTTATTCGTCAGCAGAAGCGGCGGTATTCCCAGTTGTTTGATGGGTCTGGGGTGGAGCTCAAGTTCTTCGCGGCGCGTACCCATCCTTTGGGCAACCCGGCGCTGTCCGTGCCTGTCGAGCGCTGATCAAATTGTAGGAGCTGGCTTGCCTGCGATGGCATCACCTTGGTGGTTCAGATGCACCGAAGCGTCTGCATCGCAGGCAAGCCAGCTCGCACATTTTTAATTGCACCCCCCTGTTACATAGAGACAAATGACAATAATTCTCGATATCATTCACGACTATTCCACGTCGTGCTTCGTCAAGAAGGATATCCATGTCTCGTCCCAAGCCCGACCCGTTGTCGGCCGATGCCTTTCGCGGGTTTTATGCAGATATTCTGTATTTCCTGCGTAAACGCACGGACAACGCCAGCGATGCGGCGGACATGACCCAGGATGTCTTTACCCAGTGGCTGGACTACCGCGACCGGGCCAAGGTCGAGCAGCCACGGGCATTTCTGTTCCAAATGGCGCGCAATTTGCTGCGTGATCACTGGCGCAGACAGAAGGTGCGGCACACCGTCCACTTTGACCCGGCCGACAGGGATGCGGAGCCGGTCACCGATGAGCAAAACGATCCCATGGCCGCCGCGCTCCGCATGCAACGCCTGGAACAGTTGAAAGAAGTCCTCGCCGAACTCTCGCCCCGCCGACGAGAAGCCCTTATGCTGCACCGCTTCGAAGGCCTGAGCCAGGCGCAGATCGCCGAGCGCATGGGGATTTCAACCAGCATGGTAGAAAAGCACATCGCCTTTGCCCTGCTGCATTGCAAAAGAAGACTTCAAAACGCCCCCGGCACGGAGCAGCCAGAATGACCCGCCTGAGCGACATCGACGCCCTGGATATCGAAGCAAGCGACGCCATCGATGCCCAAGCCGCCAGCTGGTTTGCTCGCAACCGCAACAATGCGGGGCGCGCCGACCGCAAGGCCTTTGCTG
The genomic region above belongs to Pseudomonas poae and contains:
- a CDS encoding CaiB/BaiF CoA-transferase family protein; translation: MTAPLSGIKVIEIGTLIAAPFAARLMGEFGAEVIKIEAMGQGDPLRKWRKLHEGTSLWWYLQSRNKKSLALDLKSPEGLGLIKQLLGDADVLIENLRPGGLEKLGLGWDVLHALNPKLTLVRISGYGQTGPYRDRPGFGAIGEAMGGIRYTTGNPDSPPARVGVSLGDSLASLHGVIGALMSLLRVKTGQGDGQIVDVSLAESVFNLMESLVPEYDMLGHVRERSGGALPGIAPSNTYLTADGAYVVIAGNSDPIYKRLMITIGRADLADAAEFAHNDGRAAKSGLLDAAITHWTSSLPIEQVLSALEAAEVPAGRIYSVADIVSDPHYQARDMLLDAELPGGVSVKMPGIVPKLSQTPGGVNWQGPSLGQHTDDILGSLGLTVADIQRLKTSGVVQ
- a CDS encoding DUF4917 family protein, whose translation is MKDFQDIDAHLEDWNALRSSTAFSGILIGNGASRVIWEDFAYDSLFENARTVEEKPLSQSELSVFDALQTRSFEQALGALKTTSRVNKALAVSSAAPRNRYYAIKEALINTIHAVHIPWRLVQPSTLATINHELKNYSTVFTTNYDLLNYWAILHAPGIDDLFRSADASFDLRDTRTDATRILYLHGGLHLVRNLDGTARKLPTTDSTLLSSFAINNTIKTLDDVPLFVSEGKVEEKLKTIRSSDYLSFCYEQLLSHEGTLCLFGHDLGPQDKHLVDALRQARITTLAISVSGRSDGFIRQQKRRYSQLFDGSGVELKFFAARTHPLGNPALSVPVER
- a CDS encoding LysR family transcriptional regulator produces the protein MLHKSLVRRLDLITLQLFVAVFEEGTLTRAAAREAIAVSAASKRLMELEQVLGVSLFVRRAKGMELTAAGETLLHHARQMLFNVEKMGLELGEHSHGVRGYVRMLANLSAIIQFLPEDLRDFSELHPEVKTDLEERPSNGVVQGVLDGVADLGICSSDTDTKGLPSVTYRHDKLVVLMPADHLLAARQTLAFSETLGSDYVGLHAASSINMRTHAAAREAGKMLRLRIHVPGFDAMCRMVQANMGIGILPQKAYELFGRALGLHAVPLTDAWSDRSLILVVRDKAQLSPVSRLLFEYLSRTQEA
- a CDS encoding NAD(P)H-binding protein, translated to MRVLLFGATGMVGQGVLRECLLAADVQEVIAVGRTPLTQEHGKLHQVLHSDMLDFQPLENLLQGIDACFFCLGVSSAGMNETKYTHLTYDLTLVAASTLARLNPQMTFIYVSGAGTDSSEAGKSMWARVKGKTENALLRLPFKAVYLFRPGVIQPLHGVRSKTPLYQSFYSVLGPLLSFVRRVKPGWVVSTETVGRAMLAAVRSGAPQPVVEQAEINRLAAERA
- the yiaY gene encoding L-threonine dehydrogenase, with protein sequence MSSTFFIPAVNIMGTDCLDEAMVAIRNYGFSKALIVTDAGLAKAGVASMIAEKLAMQDIDSVIYDGAKPNPNVENVEKGLALLQQSACDFVVSLGGGSPHDCAKGIALCATNGGHIGDYEGVDQSGKPQLPLVAINTTAGTASEMTRFCIITDETRHVKMAIVDRNVTPLLSVNDPALMVGMPKGLTAATGMDALTHAIEAYVSTAATPITDACAIKAIELISANLRLAVRDGSDKAARENMAYAQFLAGMAFNNASLGFVHAMAHQLGGLYDLPHGVCNAVLLPHVQSFNASVSAKRLSDVGRALGADIKGITEEEGAQAAIAAIRALSHDVEIPAGLRELGAKLQDIPLLATNALKDACGLTNPRRADQRQIEEIFRNAF
- a CDS encoding sigma-70 family RNA polymerase sigma factor — translated: MSRPKPDPLSADAFRGFYADILYFLRKRTDNASDAADMTQDVFTQWLDYRDRAKVEQPRAFLFQMARNLLRDHWRRQKVRHTVHFDPADRDAEPVTDEQNDPMAAALRMQRLEQLKEVLAELSPRRREALMLHRFEGLSQAQIAERMGISTSMVEKHIAFALLHCKRRLQNAPGTEQPE